The Akkermansia muciniphila genome contains a region encoding:
- the ileS gene encoding isoleucine--tRNA ligase produces MSAPEKNYKDTILLPETGFPMKGDLTKNEPVRLKKWEDTGLYERILSRRMEQGAPRFLLHDGPPFANGDVHMGTALNKILKDLVLKSKTMAGYAAPYVPGWDCHGLPIEFKVVQKARDLDAAEIRRRCAEFARGFIDIQRTSFRRLGVFGDWEHPYLTMKPAYEANILRVFAKLVEDGAVYQSRKPVQWSYGAYTALAEAEIDYKEKVSPSVFVRFPLLDNPLGLEASMVIWTTTPWTLPANVGIALHPRFTYVAGKFMKDGQTETLIILKDLLDAFAQKTGWALAETIREFKGAELENCEAQHPFLSRTSKIILADFVTTDTGTGAVHIAPGHGSDDYNVGRQYGLPVLSPVDDDGKYTEEVGVPALVGKHVFDANKDVIAMLEKDNNLFGVEEYRHQYPHCWRSKTPIIFRAVEQFFISMDKLRPQALEEIDKVQWLPAWGRNRIYGTVEARPDWCISRQRTWGVPLPVFFDENGKAVLDAAVVRKIADMVEAHGSNIWFELSDEDLCERLGLPKGWKKGKDTLDVWIDSGCSHMAVMDSRPGLDAPADLYLEATDQHRGWFQSSLMLSVAWRGKAPYKAVMTHGFVVDKDTGKKTSKSDAKSGKPIDAAYYYDKYGADIVRLWAASVDWQNEVPFGEDLFKQVTEPYRRLRNTLRILLGNISGFDFATQAVAPEHMPILDRWILERLNAVIKETLKAYEAYDFRKAFSVINQFCSSDLSALYVDTTKDRLYCDDVTSVRRRATQTAMTIIFKALCRLLAPILAFTADEAWEYAGYEGSVHEQDFPAPMPEYDTQEASSAISRLQEIKSVIQVAIEEQVKAKAFSKNNEASISLTVPANESEDVVALLEDRAFATEFFIIADLDLKSGPELAAAAAKTEHAMCPRCRRYEPVEDGCEVCERCAEVLS; encoded by the coding sequence ATGAGTGCGCCCGAAAAGAATTATAAAGACACCATCCTGTTGCCGGAGACCGGCTTCCCCATGAAGGGGGATTTGACAAAAAACGAACCCGTACGCCTGAAAAAGTGGGAAGACACTGGACTGTACGAACGAATTTTGTCCCGCAGGATGGAACAGGGCGCACCCCGGTTCCTGCTTCATGACGGCCCCCCCTTCGCCAACGGCGACGTGCACATGGGCACGGCCCTGAACAAGATTCTCAAGGACCTGGTCCTGAAATCCAAGACCATGGCCGGCTATGCCGCGCCCTACGTTCCCGGCTGGGACTGCCACGGCCTCCCCATTGAGTTCAAGGTGGTGCAGAAGGCCCGTGACCTGGATGCGGCTGAAATCCGCCGCCGCTGCGCGGAATTCGCCAGGGGCTTTATTGACATTCAACGGACTTCCTTCCGCCGCCTGGGCGTTTTCGGTGACTGGGAGCATCCCTACCTGACCATGAAGCCGGCGTATGAGGCCAACATCCTGCGCGTGTTTGCCAAGCTGGTGGAAGACGGCGCGGTTTACCAGAGCCGCAAGCCCGTGCAGTGGTCCTATGGGGCCTACACGGCGCTGGCGGAAGCGGAGATTGATTACAAGGAGAAGGTGAGCCCCTCCGTGTTCGTGCGGTTCCCGCTACTTGACAACCCGCTTGGCCTGGAGGCCTCCATGGTGATCTGGACCACCACACCGTGGACCTTGCCCGCCAACGTGGGGATTGCCCTGCATCCCCGCTTCACGTACGTGGCCGGCAAGTTCATGAAGGACGGCCAGACGGAAACCCTCATCATCCTGAAAGACCTGCTGGACGCCTTCGCCCAGAAGACGGGCTGGGCCCTGGCGGAAACCATCCGCGAGTTCAAGGGCGCCGAACTGGAGAACTGCGAAGCGCAGCACCCCTTCCTTTCCCGCACGTCAAAAATCATCCTGGCGGACTTCGTGACCACGGACACCGGCACGGGGGCCGTCCACATCGCGCCCGGCCACGGCTCTGACGACTATAACGTGGGCCGCCAGTACGGCCTGCCCGTCCTCTCCCCCGTGGATGACGACGGCAAGTACACGGAAGAAGTAGGCGTTCCGGCCCTCGTGGGCAAGCACGTGTTTGACGCCAACAAGGACGTCATCGCCATGCTGGAGAAGGATAACAACCTCTTCGGCGTAGAGGAATACCGCCACCAGTATCCCCACTGCTGGCGTTCCAAGACGCCCATCATTTTCCGCGCCGTGGAACAGTTCTTCATTTCCATGGACAAACTGCGTCCGCAGGCCCTGGAAGAAATCGACAAGGTGCAGTGGCTGCCTGCCTGGGGCCGCAACCGCATTTACGGCACCGTGGAGGCGCGCCCGGACTGGTGCATCTCCCGCCAGCGCACCTGGGGCGTACCCCTGCCCGTCTTCTTTGACGAAAACGGGAAGGCCGTCCTGGACGCCGCCGTGGTCCGCAAGATCGCGGACATGGTGGAGGCCCACGGCTCCAATATCTGGTTTGAACTTTCCGACGAAGACCTGTGCGAACGCCTCGGTCTGCCGAAGGGCTGGAAGAAGGGGAAGGATACGCTGGACGTCTGGATTGATTCCGGCTGCTCCCACATGGCCGTCATGGATTCCCGCCCCGGACTGGACGCCCCGGCGGACCTGTACCTGGAAGCCACGGACCAGCACCGCGGCTGGTTCCAGAGCTCCCTGATGCTTTCCGTCGCCTGGCGCGGCAAGGCCCCGTACAAGGCCGTGATGACCCACGGCTTCGTGGTGGACAAGGACACCGGGAAGAAGACCTCCAAGTCAGACGCCAAGAGCGGCAAGCCCATTGACGCGGCTTATTATTACGACAAGTACGGCGCGGACATCGTGCGCCTGTGGGCCGCCTCCGTGGACTGGCAAAATGAAGTCCCCTTCGGGGAAGACCTCTTCAAGCAGGTCACGGAGCCCTACCGCCGCCTGCGCAATACCCTGCGCATCCTGCTGGGCAACATCAGCGGGTTTGACTTCGCCACGCAGGCCGTCGCCCCGGAACACATGCCCATCCTGGACCGCTGGATTCTGGAACGCCTGAACGCCGTCATCAAGGAAACGCTGAAGGCCTATGAAGCTTATGATTTCCGCAAGGCGTTCAGCGTCATCAACCAGTTCTGCTCCAGCGACCTTTCCGCCCTGTACGTGGATACCACCAAGGACCGCCTGTACTGCGACGACGTCACTTCCGTGCGCCGCCGCGCCACGCAGACGGCCATGACGATCATTTTCAAGGCCCTGTGCCGCCTGCTGGCCCCCATCCTGGCCTTCACGGCGGATGAAGCCTGGGAATACGCCGGGTATGAAGGCAGCGTGCACGAGCAGGACTTCCCCGCCCCGATGCCGGAGTACGACACGCAGGAGGCTTCCTCCGCCATCTCCCGCCTTCAGGAAATCAAGTCCGTCATCCAGGTGGCCATTGAAGAACAGGTGAAGGCCAAGGCCTTCTCCAAGAACAACGAGGCTTCCATCTCCCTCACCGTCCCGGCAAACGAAAGCGAGGACGTGGTGGCGCTGCTGGAAGACCGGGCCTTTGCCACGGAGTTCTTCATCATTGCGGACCTGGACTTGAAGAGCGGTCCGGAACTGGCGGCCGCCGCCGCCAAAACGGAACACGCCATGTGCCCGCGCTGCCGCCGGTATGAACCCGTGGAAGACGGCTGCGAGGTGTGCGAACGCTGCGCGGAAGTCCTCTCCTGA